A single window of Terriglobia bacterium DNA harbors:
- a CDS encoding arsenical pump-driving ATPase GET3 — translation MSLKETFERNKERRYIMFGGKGGLGKTTFSAATAYWLAKQGHKVLVFSVDPQASLSDIFQQDIFGKGAVKIMDNLYAQEIDADSHIREYQNEIRKKILDMYGFEQIPEEIENYIQAASAEPAMEESAIFDAVVDIVVKGDYDYYIYDLVPLGHALYYLSMAKVYDEWINRITKLREEMREYEEMVARIKREKVAEEDQILHELQYIKKRINLSSAILTDRDKTAFFFVLVPEEMIIIDTKNAAELFAKFDVPIVGYVVNRVLPEELATQDIPPYLKNRIKMQSHYLDKSRQTFGDKVVGYVPELERDVTGLQMIEKLAKIMYGD, via the coding sequence ATGTCATTAAAAGAGACTTTCGAACGCAACAAGGAACGACGTTACATCATGTTCGGCGGAAAGGGCGGCCTCGGCAAGACCACCTTCTCGGCGGCAACCGCTTACTGGCTGGCGAAGCAAGGTCACAAGGTGCTTGTCTTTTCAGTGGACCCGCAAGCCTCGTTAAGCGACATCTTTCAACAGGACATCTTCGGCAAGGGCGCGGTCAAGATCATGGACAACCTTTACGCCCAGGAGATTGACGCCGATTCCCACATCCGGGAGTACCAGAACGAGATCCGCAAGAAGATCCTCGACATGTATGGCTTCGAGCAGATTCCAGAAGAGATCGAAAACTATATCCAGGCGGCCTCCGCCGAACCCGCCATGGAGGAGTCCGCCATCTTCGATGCGGTGGTGGATATCGTGGTCAAAGGCGACTATGACTACTACATCTACGACCTGGTGCCGCTGGGACACGCGCTCTACTACCTCTCGATGGCCAAAGTCTATGATGAGTGGATCAACCGCATCACCAAGCTGCGCGAAGAGATGCGTGAGTATGAAGAGATGGTGGCCCGGATCAAACGGGAGAAGGTGGCCGAGGAAGACCAGATCCTTCACGAGCTTCAATACATCAAGAAACGGATCAACCTGTCGTCAGCCATTCTGACCGACCGGGACAAGACCGCCTTCTTCTTCGTCCTTGTGCCCGAGGAAATGATCATCATTGATACCAAGAATGCCGCGGAACTTTTTGCCAAGTTCGATGTGCCGATCGTGGGCTATGTCGTCAATCGCGTCCTCCCGGAGGAGCTGGCCACCCAGGACATTCCACCCTACCTCAAGAATCGGATCAAGATGCAGTCGCACTACCTGGACAAAAGCCGCCAGACCTTTGGCGACAAAGTGGTCGGCTACGTGCCCGAACTGGAACGCGATGTGACCGGCCTGCAGATGATCGAAAAACTTGCCAAAATCATGTACGGAGATTGA